The window AGAACCTGTTCCCGCTCCGCGTCGAGTTCCACGACTACCTGGAGTGGGCCGCGGCGAAGGTCGACGACATGGTCTCCTACGGCCACCAGGTCGTCTCCGTCGAGCCCGTGGTGCGGGACGGCGTCGTGGAGTACCTCGACGTGACGGCGCGCTCCGGTGACGAGGTCGTCGTGCACCGGGCCCGCAACCTCGTCATCGGAACCGGGCTGCGCCCCGTCATGCCGGAAGGCGTCGAGCGGACCGAGCGCGTCTGGCACAACTCCGACCTGCTGTCGAAGGTCGAGGGTCTGGAGGGCGACGAGCCCACCCGCTTCGTCGTGGTCGGCGCCGGCCAGAGCGCCGCCGAGAACGTCGCCTACCTGCACCGCCGCTTCCCGCAGGCCGAGGTGTGCGCGGTCTTCTCCCGCTACGGCTACAGCCCGGCGGACGACAGCAGCTTCGCCAACCGCATCTTCGACCCCGAGGCCGTGGGCGAGTACTACTCGGCGCCCGAGGACGTCAAGCAGCGGCTCATGGGCTACCACGCCAACACCAACTACTCCGTCGTCGACATGGACCTCATCGACGACCTGTACCGGCAGGCGTACCGCGAGAAGGTGCTCGGCGCCGAGCGGCTCCGCTTCCTGAACGTCTCGCGCCTGACGGGCGTGGAGGAGACGGCCGACGGGGTCCGCGCCACCATCAAGTCCCTCGTCAGCGGGGAGGAGAACCTGCTCGACGCCGACGTCGTGGTGTGCGCCACCGGGTACCTCCAGGCGGACGGCCTCGGCCTCCTCGGCGAGGTCGCCGACCGGTGCCACCGCGACGACCAGGGCCGCGTCCGGGTCGAGCGCGACTACCGCGTGGCGACCGACCTCGACCTGCGCTGCGGCATCTACCT of the Streptomyces sp. NBC_01426 genome contains:
- a CDS encoding lysine N(6)-hydroxylase/L-ornithine N(5)-oxygenase family protein; this translates as MSQALPGDAPLIHDLIGIGFGPSNVAMAIALSEHNARVGRQEAVTAHFFEQQPRFGWHRGMLIDDATMQVSFMKDLVTLRNPTSEYSFLCYLQSKGRLIDFVNHKNLFPLRVEFHDYLEWAAAKVDDMVSYGHQVVSVEPVVRDGVVEYLDVTARSGDEVVVHRARNLVIGTGLRPVMPEGVERTERVWHNSDLLSKVEGLEGDEPTRFVVVGAGQSAAENVAYLHRRFPQAEVCAVFSRYGYSPADDSSFANRIFDPEAVGEYYSAPEDVKQRLMGYHANTNYSVVDMDLIDDLYRQAYREKVLGAERLRFLNVSRLTGVEETADGVRATIKSLVSGEENLLDADVVVCATGYLQADGLGLLGEVADRCHRDDQGRVRVERDYRVATDLDLRCGIYLQGGTEHTHGITSSLLSNTAVRVGEILDSILDRGLKALTDEAGPVTGATAADVRQPAV